A region from the Salinivibrio kushneri genome encodes:
- the doeA gene encoding ectoine hydrolase DoeA (DoeA (degradation of ectoine A) is also called EutD (ectoine utilization D).), translated as MSDVVLKFSHEEYSARLAKVRYAMEEHEIDTLLVHDPSNMAWLTGYDGWSFYVPQCVVIGATGDPLWFGRIQDANGALRTVYMSAECITYYPDHYVMNPPLHPMEYLCNYVLAERYWDRGRIGVEKDNYYFSATAFESLKENLPMATLVDTTGLVNWCRAVKSDQELTYMHTAARIVENMHRVAFEMIEPGLPKHLLVAEINKHAVVGHDGHFGDYAAIVPMLPSGGDAAAPHLTWDDRPFKRGEGTFFEIAGVHRRYHCPLSRTIFLGEPGYEFLRADEALQAGLEAGLAVAKPGNTCGDIANALNDALLRYGFDREGARCGYPIGLSYPPDWGERTMSLRPSDQTMLREGMTFHFMPGLWMKDWGIETTESIVITRDGAQTLCDLPRQLFVKH; from the coding sequence ATGAGCGACGTTGTATTGAAGTTCTCTCACGAAGAATACAGCGCCCGTTTAGCCAAGGTTCGCTATGCCATGGAAGAACATGAAATCGACACCTTGTTGGTGCACGACCCCTCCAACATGGCGTGGCTTACCGGTTACGATGGCTGGTCTTTCTATGTGCCTCAGTGCGTAGTGATTGGCGCAACGGGTGACCCTTTGTGGTTCGGTCGTATCCAAGACGCCAATGGTGCGCTGCGTACTGTCTACATGAGCGCTGAGTGCATCACCTACTATCCTGACCATTACGTGATGAATCCACCGCTCCACCCCATGGAGTACCTTTGCAATTACGTCCTGGCAGAACGTTATTGGGATCGTGGCCGCATCGGCGTTGAGAAAGACAACTACTATTTCAGTGCCACCGCCTTTGAGTCGCTCAAAGAAAATCTACCGATGGCAACCCTCGTCGATACGACTGGGCTGGTGAACTGGTGTCGCGCGGTCAAATCCGATCAAGAACTCACCTACATGCACACGGCCGCCCGCATCGTGGAGAACATGCACCGCGTCGCTTTTGAGATGATCGAGCCCGGCTTACCCAAGCACCTACTGGTGGCCGAAATCAATAAACACGCGGTGGTCGGCCACGATGGTCACTTTGGGGATTATGCCGCGATCGTGCCGATGTTACCCTCGGGCGGTGATGCGGCAGCGCCTCACTTAACGTGGGATGATCGTCCGTTTAAACGGGGAGAAGGCACCTTTTTCGAAATCGCCGGGGTGCATCGCCGCTATCACTGCCCACTCTCTCGCACTATCTTCTTAGGAGAGCCGGGCTATGAATTCTTGCGTGCTGATGAGGCTTTACAGGCCGGTCTCGAAGCAGGTCTCGCGGTCGCCAAGCCTGGCAACACATGCGGAGACATTGCCAACGCCCTCAACGATGCCTTGTTACGCTATGGGTTTGATCGAGAAGGCGCGCGCTGTGGTTATCCGATAGGATTAAGCTACCCACCCGATTGGGGCGAGCGCACCATGAGCTTGCGCCCAAGCGATCAGACGATGTTGCGTGAGGGAATGACCTTTCACTTTATGCCAGGGTTGTGGATGAAAGACTGGGGTATCGAAACCACAGAAAGCATTGTGATCACCCGCGATGGTGCGCAAACTTTGTGCGATCTACCGCGCCAATTGTTTGTCAAACATTAG
- a CDS encoding BCCT family transporter, with the protein MLKSTQNNDRLVAVFTIGFVAVFLAFALFDLKHFSSVIQSLFAESANLFGYWWQWLMVINFVLALAIGGSKFGKLKLGATDTVSMSRFRWVAMIMCTLLAGGGVFWSAAEPIYHFMTPPPALGDMEAGVMDTVAPALSQSFFHWGFLAWAVLGTLATIVLMYAHHQAGVRMRPRALLYPLLGDKLENHWLGSVIDACSIIAVAAGTIGPIGFLATQLGYSLESFAGIENTMPMQMLILAAVVAIYSISAFTGMDKGLQWLSRMNVIGAAVLLGVVIVLGPTGFIFEQFGSGFSYYLNNMHTLALNTDNGSWNAWWTWFFWGWFIGFAPMMAIFIARISKGRSIRELIFAVAICAPIATNFWFSVLGGTGIFYELQSPGSISGPMADAGLPAILIASLSQLPYSVVLIPAFMLLTTTFVATTGDSMAYSIAMAVSGDNQPTRRHRLFWAIVMGVVAGVLLLAGDGGLNALQSFIVITAVPVSFLIAFTFITGPIAVMRMQQEKEANLAVQPATAS; encoded by the coding sequence ATGCTTAAATCTACACAAAATAATGACCGTCTCGTTGCCGTATTTACCATCGGCTTTGTTGCTGTCTTCCTTGCCTTTGCCCTGTTTGACCTGAAACACTTCTCATCTGTTATCCAGTCTCTGTTTGCTGAGTCTGCCAATCTTTTTGGTTACTGGTGGCAGTGGTTAATGGTGATCAATTTCGTACTGGCGCTCGCGATTGGCGGCAGTAAATTTGGTAAATTGAAACTCGGCGCCACGGATACTGTCTCGATGAGTCGTTTCCGTTGGGTTGCGATGATCATGTGCACCCTACTTGCGGGTGGTGGGGTATTCTGGTCAGCCGCGGAACCTATCTATCACTTCATGACCCCGCCGCCGGCGTTAGGTGACATGGAAGCGGGTGTAATGGATACCGTCGCCCCCGCACTGAGCCAAAGCTTTTTCCACTGGGGCTTTTTAGCCTGGGCCGTGTTAGGCACCTTGGCAACCATCGTGCTGATGTATGCCCACCACCAAGCGGGTGTGCGCATGCGTCCTCGTGCGTTGTTGTATCCGCTACTTGGGGACAAGCTGGAAAATCACTGGTTAGGCTCTGTGATTGATGCTTGCTCTATCATTGCTGTGGCTGCCGGTACCATTGGCCCAATCGGCTTTCTGGCGACCCAGCTTGGCTACAGCCTAGAAAGCTTTGCCGGTATCGAAAACACCATGCCAATGCAGATGCTGATTCTGGCTGCCGTCGTGGCGATTTACTCTATCTCTGCATTTACCGGGATGGATAAGGGCCTACAATGGCTGAGCCGCATGAATGTGATTGGCGCTGCCGTATTGCTGGGTGTGGTGATTGTGCTGGGGCCAACTGGCTTTATCTTTGAGCAGTTTGGCTCAGGCTTTAGCTACTACCTGAACAACATGCACACCCTCGCGCTGAATACCGATAACGGCAGCTGGAATGCATGGTGGACATGGTTCTTCTGGGGTTGGTTTATTGGTTTTGCACCCATGATGGCAATCTTTATTGCACGCATCTCGAAAGGCCGTTCGATTCGTGAATTGATCTTCGCCGTTGCGATTTGTGCACCGATTGCGACTAACTTCTGGTTCTCAGTACTGGGTGGTACGGGTATCTTTTATGAGTTGCAATCGCCTGGCAGCATCTCTGGTCCAATGGCGGATGCGGGCTTGCCGGCGATCTTGATTGCGTCCTTGTCACAGCTGCCTTACAGCGTGGTTCTGATCCCAGCCTTTATGTTGCTGACCACCACCTTCGTGGCGACCACGGGTGACTCAATGGCGTACTCGATTGCGATGGCTGTATCAGGTGACAACCAGCCAACTCGTCGTCATCGTCTGTTCTGGGCGATTGTGATGGGTGTGGTTGCCGGTGTACTTCTGCTTGCCGGCGATGGTGGCTTGAATGCGCTTCAGTCGTTTATCGTGATCACCGCCGTGCCTGTGTCTTTCTTGATTGCCTTTACCTTCATTACCGGCCCGATTGCGGTGATGCGGATGCAACAAGAAAAAGAAGCGAACTTGGCAGTACAGCCGGCGACGGCCAGCTAG
- the doeB gene encoding N(2)-acetyl-L-2,4-diaminobutanoate deacetylase DoeB: protein MEPTAIEATVDFHADGVQHGFLKLPHSHDQSAWGCVTIPITVIKNGEGKTALLTGGNHGDEYEGITALLNTCHQLMPSDIKGRVIILPMMNAPAVTAGTRTSPWDQGNMNRAFPGSPTGSVTEQIADYFTRYLIPQCDTALDIHSGGKTLDLIPYAASHRLENLQQADACAEGARLFGAPYQVQTTEMDATSMYDTAVEQQGKVFVTTELGGGGTSTPESIAITQRGIHNFLVFSGILQDDYRHPSVAPVKLELPDKHCYVQSEHAGIIEFCVHLGETIKKGDLIGKVHNIERTGTEPVPYYAERDGILLAKRHLGRIYIGDTFAVIAEPV, encoded by the coding sequence ATGGAACCCACCGCAATTGAAGCCACCGTCGATTTTCATGCCGATGGTGTACAGCATGGCTTTCTTAAACTGCCTCATTCACACGACCAATCCGCTTGGGGCTGTGTCACCATTCCGATCACTGTGATTAAAAACGGCGAGGGAAAAACGGCTCTACTCACAGGCGGCAACCATGGGGATGAATACGAGGGCATTACTGCATTACTCAATACCTGCCACCAACTGATGCCCAGTGATATCAAAGGCCGAGTGATTATATTACCGATGATGAACGCGCCCGCAGTAACCGCAGGCACGCGTACCTCGCCTTGGGATCAAGGTAACATGAACCGCGCGTTTCCCGGCTCGCCCACTGGCAGTGTCACCGAGCAAATTGCCGATTACTTCACTCGGTATTTGATCCCGCAGTGCGATACGGCTTTAGACATTCACTCAGGCGGTAAAACCTTAGATCTTATTCCCTATGCGGCTTCACACCGCTTGGAGAACCTTCAACAAGCCGACGCCTGTGCCGAAGGGGCTCGCCTGTTTGGTGCTCCCTATCAAGTACAAACCACTGAAATGGATGCCACCAGCATGTACGACACGGCGGTAGAGCAACAAGGGAAAGTATTTGTCACCACCGAACTGGGTGGCGGTGGCACCAGCACCCCTGAATCGATCGCGATTACCCAGCGCGGTATTCACAACTTTTTAGTGTTTTCGGGCATTCTACAAGACGATTATCGCCACCCCTCAGTCGCGCCCGTCAAACTCGAGTTACCCGATAAACACTGCTATGTACAAAGTGAACACGCGGGTATTATTGAGTTCTGTGTGCACTTGGGCGAGACCATCAAAAAAGGCGATTTGATTGGTAAAGTGCATAACATCGAGCGTACTGGCACCGAGCCCGTTCCCTACTATGCCGAACGCGACGGTATTTTACTGGCCAAACGTCACTTGGGACGGATTTACATCGGCGATACCTTTGCGGTGATTGCCGAGCCTGTTTAA
- a CDS encoding Lrp/AsnC family transcriptional regulator has product MKLDKFDIKILQILQQDGRITKSNLAQAINLSVSPCWERVKRLEQAGIIEGYGARINPDAVVKLNTVLVEITLGQHDVDSFQRFERAMQACDDVKECWATGGGIDYIVRLGVTDIDYYQRLIDSWLTDDLGIKQYYTYIVTKQVKRPSLTLPLETPDIAANG; this is encoded by the coding sequence ATGAAGCTGGATAAATTCGATATCAAAATCTTGCAGATCCTGCAGCAAGATGGCCGCATTACCAAATCTAACCTCGCACAGGCGATCAACCTGTCTGTGAGCCCTTGTTGGGAGCGGGTAAAACGGCTCGAGCAAGCGGGGATCATCGAGGGCTATGGCGCTCGTATCAACCCGGATGCAGTGGTGAAGTTAAATACCGTGTTAGTCGAAATCACTCTCGGCCAGCACGATGTCGACAGCTTTCAACGCTTTGAGCGCGCCATGCAAGCCTGCGACGATGTCAAAGAATGTTGGGCGACAGGCGGTGGGATAGACTATATCGTTCGCCTTGGTGTCACTGATATCGACTATTATCAGCGCCTTATCGACAGCTGGCTAACTGACGACCTTGGCATCAAACAGTACTACACCTACATCGTCACCAAGCAAGTGAAGCGCCCCTCTCTCACCTTACCGCTTGAAACGCCAGACATTGCTGCTAATGGTTAA
- a CDS encoding response regulator transcription factor has translation MKILIIEDDHDLSLAISEYLELHHIDCDFAYNGETGIQLASQQTFDCVILDNMLPKTQGMAVCRELREQGIDTPVLMLTACDAETDQLEGFRAGVDDYVVKPCTMPLLLARLQALHRRHHPVRECITIADLTIYPKEHIASRGDTPLKLTPIGWNILVLLARRSPTVVSKSDIEEAIWASEDVRQGTINVHLHHLRKVVDKPFAKTLIHTHVGIGLSLSEAPPV, from the coding sequence ATGAAAATACTCATCATTGAAGATGACCACGATCTCAGCTTAGCGATTTCAGAATATTTAGAGCTGCATCATATCGACTGTGATTTTGCCTATAACGGCGAAACGGGTATTCAGCTTGCCAGCCAGCAGACGTTTGACTGTGTGATACTCGATAATATGCTGCCCAAAACACAGGGTATGGCGGTTTGTCGTGAGCTGCGCGAACAGGGTATTGATACCCCGGTGCTAATGCTGACTGCGTGTGATGCGGAAACCGACCAGCTTGAGGGCTTTCGTGCTGGTGTGGATGATTATGTGGTCAAACCTTGCACCATGCCCTTGTTGCTCGCACGTTTACAGGCCTTGCATCGGCGTCATCACCCGGTGCGAGAATGTATTACCATTGCCGATCTGACGATTTATCCCAAAGAGCATATCGCGTCGCGCGGTGACACGCCGCTTAAACTGACCCCCATCGGCTGGAATATTTTAGTGTTGTTAGCGCGCCGCTCACCCACTGTGGTGTCCAAAAGCGATATTGAAGAAGCGATTTGGGCTAGTGAGGATGTGCGGCAAGGGACCATTAACGTGCACCTTCACCATTTGCGTAAAGTGGTTGATAAGCCCTTTGCTAAAACGCTGATCCACACCCATGTCGGCATTGGTTTGTCCCTTTCTGAGGCTCCGCCTGTATGA
- a CDS encoding TetR/AcrR family transcriptional regulator, which translates to MKSSSTQENSSHNATHQHLLETGVSVMAQFGFSGVGLSAILKQAGVPKGSFYHYFASKEQFGQAVLDHYFACYIADVNRLLTDKAVSPIVRVHNYFSRWQAQYCSLDPVQTCLVVKLSAEVADLSEPMRLALRDGTDQLIGRLADTLAQARDVFDDKTALTTATTLYQLWLGASLLTKLHRNDSHLAQAMTITEEKLGLID; encoded by the coding sequence ATGAAATCGAGCAGCACCCAAGAAAACAGCAGCCACAATGCGACCCACCAACATTTGTTGGAAACGGGCGTGAGCGTGATGGCGCAATTTGGCTTTAGTGGCGTCGGCCTTAGTGCAATACTAAAACAAGCTGGCGTGCCCAAGGGCTCCTTCTACCATTATTTCGCGTCGAAAGAGCAATTCGGCCAAGCAGTGTTGGATCACTATTTTGCTTGCTACATTGCCGATGTAAATCGCCTGCTGACCGATAAGGCAGTCTCACCCATTGTGCGGGTCCACAACTACTTTAGCCGTTGGCAAGCGCAATACTGCAGCCTAGATCCGGTGCAAACTTGCTTAGTAGTGAAGCTGAGTGCAGAAGTGGCCGATTTATCCGAGCCAATGCGGTTGGCGCTGCGCGATGGCACCGACCAATTAATTGGCCGCTTGGCTGATACACTGGCACAAGCGCGTGATGTCTTTGACGATAAAACCGCACTGACCACCGCTACGACCTTGTATCAGTTGTGGCTGGGTGCCAGCTTACTAACCAAGCTGCATCGTAACGACAGTCATCTCGCGCAAGCGATGACCATCACCGAAGAAAAGCTCGGGCTGATCGATTAA
- a CDS encoding DUF6916 family protein, whose amino-acid sequence MNVLSFQHVNELINETITLIDGTDTEYAMTLARVDTHPGHGDEVGGQAVENFSLVLKGPEDTRFPQGNYLLTHPALGEQILHMLPAGDATYTININTQA is encoded by the coding sequence ATGAATGTACTATCTTTCCAGCATGTCAATGAATTGATTAATGAAACGATCACGCTCATTGATGGAACGGATACGGAATATGCAATGACGCTGGCGCGTGTCGACACTCATCCTGGCCACGGTGATGAGGTGGGCGGGCAGGCGGTAGAAAACTTCAGCCTGGTATTGAAAGGGCCGGAAGACACCCGCTTTCCGCAAGGCAATTACCTGCTTACCCATCCAGCGCTTGGCGAGCAAATCCTACATATGCTTCCCGCGGGCGATGCCACCTATACCATCAACATCAACACGCAAGCCTAA
- a CDS encoding aspartate aminotransferase family protein → MRPETKALLEKDRNTVFHASTHLKQYAHGEMPGRVIETGKGIRITDSEGIELIDGFAGLYCVNIGYGREEMADAIYDQAKKLAYYHTYVGHTNEALVTLSERLINMAPGMSKVYYGMSGSDANESQLKIVWYYNNARGKPEKKKIISRDRGYHGSSVASGSLTGLPLFHAHFDLPIERIKHTMAPYYYRREDTGMTEPEFAQHCADELEKMILAEGPDTVAAMIAEPVLGTGGIVPPPEGYWAAIRKVLDKYDVLLIADEVVCGFGRIGSDFGSIYYDMKPDLITVAKGLTSAYQPLSGVMIGHRVWDVLEDGTDAWGAIGHGYTYSGHPLGAAAALCNLDIIERENLTQNAATTGEYLQMKMKAAFADHPLIGDSRGVGLLHALEFSPDRANRSHFDPSLKVGPQVAAACMEQGLIARAMPHGDILGFAPPLVVTPNEVDEIVAKAQVAVDKVMDKLVTSGQWQPK, encoded by the coding sequence ATGCGTCCAGAAACAAAAGCCTTGTTGGAAAAAGACAGAAACACCGTATTCCACGCCTCAACGCACTTAAAGCAGTATGCGCATGGCGAGATGCCAGGGCGAGTGATTGAGACCGGGAAAGGCATTCGCATTACCGATTCAGAGGGCATTGAGCTGATTGACGGCTTCGCCGGGCTCTACTGCGTCAATATCGGCTATGGCCGCGAAGAAATGGCCGATGCCATCTACGATCAAGCGAAAAAGCTCGCGTATTACCACACCTATGTGGGCCACACCAACGAAGCGCTGGTGACGCTGTCGGAGCGCCTGATCAACATGGCTCCCGGCATGAGCAAAGTCTATTACGGCATGTCAGGCAGTGATGCCAATGAGTCACAGCTCAAGATTGTTTGGTACTACAACAATGCGCGTGGCAAGCCTGAGAAAAAGAAAATCATCTCACGGGATCGGGGTTATCACGGCTCCAGTGTCGCATCCGGGTCACTCACGGGGTTACCACTGTTCCATGCGCATTTTGATCTGCCCATTGAGCGTATCAAACACACCATGGCCCCCTACTATTATCGTCGTGAAGACACCGGGATGACCGAGCCTGAATTCGCACAACATTGTGCCGATGAACTGGAGAAAATGATCCTTGCTGAAGGCCCGGATACCGTCGCGGCGATGATTGCCGAACCGGTACTCGGCACCGGTGGCATTGTGCCGCCCCCCGAGGGTTACTGGGCGGCGATTCGCAAAGTGCTGGATAAATACGATGTCTTGTTGATCGCCGACGAAGTGGTGTGTGGTTTTGGTCGTATCGGGAGTGATTTTGGCTCGATTTACTACGATATGAAGCCTGATCTGATTACCGTTGCCAAAGGGTTAACCTCTGCCTATCAACCGCTCTCCGGGGTGATGATCGGTCACCGAGTGTGGGATGTTTTGGAAGATGGTACCGATGCATGGGGCGCGATTGGTCATGGTTACACCTACTCTGGCCACCCACTGGGCGCGGCAGCCGCTCTGTGTAACCTTGATATCATCGAGCGCGAGAATCTGACTCAGAACGCCGCGACCACGGGTGAATATCTGCAAATGAAAATGAAAGCCGCGTTTGCGGATCACCCATTGATTGGTGACAGCCGTGGTGTCGGTTTGCTCCATGCGCTTGAGTTTTCGCCTGATCGCGCCAACCGCAGCCACTTTGACCCCAGTCTAAAAGTGGGGCCACAGGTCGCCGCCGCGTGTATGGAGCAAGGCTTGATCGCTCGTGCCATGCCACATGGCGATATTCTTGGTTTCGCCCCACCCTTGGTGGTCACCCCTAATGAGGTGGATGAAATTGTCGCCAAAGCGCAAGTCGCTGTCGATAAGGTGATGGATAAGCTGGTCACCAGCGGACAATGGCAACCCAAATAG
- a CDS encoding NAD-dependent succinate-semialdehyde dehydrogenase: protein MTVFQSRDLHYSGSAANALRHDIAGKASSDVLAYLDDQRLFRQLAYCNGKWVNGDSDTPVLNPATGEVLGYTASLNATQINQTIDDAEAAFHLWRAESAETRAKLLMKWHDLIMENQHDLAHLMVLEQGKTLRDAEGEVEYGASFIHWFAEEAKRVYGDTMPSHIPNAHLATLREPIGVAALITPWNFPNAMITRKAAAALAIGCSVIVKPAEETPFSALALAELAERAGIPAGVFNVVMGDAPMVSTQLCQSDNVKALSFTGSTRVGRLLLEQSAQTVKKSAMELGGNAPFIVLPDMDIQQAARAAIDAKFQTSGQDCLAANKILVPRDKHQAFVDAFAALMDELEVGNGLLPSTDIGPLISARAVDKAQAIVDDAIAKGATVMGGKLNPNLGENFFAPTLITKVTPDMLVYQEENFCPVAGVIAYDNLDEAIAMGNDTEYGLSAYVYGNDIRDIWRCLRGLEVGMVSVNSVKMTGHPIPFGGVKQSGLGREGSRYGIDEFSEIKYYCLGGLPTVSGS from the coding sequence ATGACCGTATTCCAATCACGCGATCTTCACTACTCGGGAAGCGCAGCCAATGCATTGCGTCATGATATCGCCGGCAAAGCCAGTTCCGACGTGCTTGCCTACCTCGACGATCAGCGTCTTTTTCGCCAGCTCGCCTATTGCAATGGTAAATGGGTGAATGGTGACTCTGATACGCCGGTGCTCAACCCCGCGACGGGCGAAGTGCTTGGTTACACCGCATCACTCAACGCCACGCAAATCAATCAAACCATTGATGACGCCGAAGCCGCTTTCCATTTGTGGCGCGCGGAGTCGGCCGAAACGCGCGCCAAGCTGTTGATGAAATGGCACGACCTCATCATGGAAAACCAACACGATCTCGCGCATCTGATGGTGCTCGAGCAAGGCAAAACATTGCGCGACGCCGAGGGTGAAGTCGAGTATGGCGCGTCGTTTATTCACTGGTTTGCCGAAGAAGCCAAACGCGTGTATGGCGACACCATGCCTAGCCACATTCCCAATGCGCACCTAGCGACATTACGTGAACCTATTGGCGTGGCCGCCTTGATCACCCCATGGAATTTTCCTAATGCGATGATCACCCGTAAAGCGGCAGCGGCTCTCGCGATTGGCTGTAGTGTGATCGTCAAACCCGCAGAAGAGACACCTTTCTCAGCCCTCGCCCTAGCCGAATTGGCGGAACGTGCTGGGATCCCTGCCGGTGTATTTAACGTGGTGATGGGCGACGCCCCCATGGTCTCCACCCAGCTTTGTCAAAGTGACAACGTTAAAGCGCTAAGCTTTACCGGCTCAACACGTGTCGGTCGGTTATTGCTCGAGCAAAGTGCGCAAACCGTAAAAAAGTCTGCCATGGAGCTTGGCGGCAATGCGCCCTTCATTGTGCTACCTGATATGGATATTCAACAAGCGGCGCGCGCGGCCATCGATGCCAAGTTCCAAACATCGGGGCAAGATTGCTTGGCCGCCAACAAAATTTTGGTGCCACGCGACAAACATCAAGCCTTTGTCGATGCCTTCGCCGCGTTGATGGATGAACTTGAAGTGGGCAATGGTTTGCTGCCCAGTACTGATATTGGCCCTCTCATTTCCGCACGGGCAGTGGACAAAGCGCAAGCAATCGTCGATGACGCTATTGCCAAAGGGGCGACTGTGATGGGCGGAAAGCTCAACCCCAACCTCGGTGAAAACTTCTTTGCGCCTACGCTTATCACCAAAGTGACGCCGGATATGTTGGTGTACCAAGAAGAAAACTTTTGCCCGGTAGCGGGCGTGATTGCCTACGACAATCTGGATGAGGCCATTGCGATGGGCAACGACACCGAGTATGGGCTCTCAGCCTATGTCTACGGCAATGATATTCGTGATATTTGGCGCTGTCTGCGCGGCCTTGAAGTCGGCATGGTCAGTGTCAACTCAGTGAAAATGACCGGCCACCCGATTCCCTTTGGTGGCGTCAAACAGTCGGGCTTAGGCCGTGAAGGAAGCCGCTATGGCATCGACGAATTTAGTGAAATCAAATACTACTGTTTAGGTGGCTTGCCCACGGTGAGCGGCAGCTAA
- a CDS encoding copper resistance protein NlpE — MKKTYLLAPLALVIALVGCEQQTNEPKEAQSQIESSLDDAQNAVKEGTEQAMDSAENAIDSAENTVSEMVDHHNAKTSLDWNGTYQGVVPCADCEGIDTTLTLNPDNTYSLTKTYLGKEGEALKESGTFKWDETGSVVILEGLTDSPNHFFVAENQVIMQDMNGETIEGDLAEMYHLKKQ, encoded by the coding sequence ATGAAAAAAACCTATTTACTTGCACCACTGGCACTGGTTATCGCACTTGTCGGCTGTGAACAGCAAACCAACGAACCAAAAGAGGCGCAGTCGCAAATCGAATCTAGCCTGGACGACGCCCAAAATGCAGTGAAAGAAGGCACAGAGCAAGCGATGGATAGTGCAGAAAACGCCATCGATAGCGCAGAAAACACCGTTTCTGAAATGGTTGATCACCACAACGCTAAAACCTCACTAGACTGGAACGGTACTTACCAAGGTGTGGTGCCCTGCGCCGACTGTGAAGGTATTGATACCACACTAACACTGAACCCAGACAACACGTATTCACTCACCAAAACCTACCTGGGCAAAGAGGGAGAAGCCCTTAAAGAATCAGGCACCTTTAAGTGGGATGAAACAGGCAGTGTCGTGATCCTTGAAGGCCTGACTGACAGCCCTAACCACTTCTTTGTGGCGGAAAACCAGGTAATCATGCAAGACATGAATGGCGAAACCATCGAAGGCGACCTTGCTGAGATGTATCACCTGAAAAAGCAGTAA
- a CDS encoding type 1 glutamine amidotransferase domain-containing protein produces the protein MQQHKILMVLTSHDAMGDTGHKTGFWLEEFTTPYYAFKDAGATVVVASPNGGAAPIDPNSEAEDAQSESTRRFDGDAELQDMINNTVKLSDVNAYEYDAIFYPGGHGPLWDLAEDPTSRQLIETFYYQGKPVGAVCHGPAVFRHTRSDRDEPLVKGKRVTGFTNGEEAAVGLTEVVPFLVEDMLKENGGLYEKADDFTSYVVTDGNLVTGQNPVSSEACVNAVLALLK, from the coding sequence ATGCAACAACATAAAATTTTGATGGTGCTGACATCTCACGATGCCATGGGCGATACGGGACACAAGACAGGCTTTTGGCTTGAAGAGTTCACCACCCCTTATTACGCGTTTAAAGATGCTGGAGCAACAGTCGTTGTTGCCAGCCCGAACGGCGGTGCGGCGCCGATTGACCCAAACAGCGAGGCGGAGGATGCGCAATCCGAATCGACTCGCCGCTTTGATGGCGATGCTGAGCTGCAAGATATGATTAATAACACCGTCAAGCTGAGTGATGTGAATGCATACGAGTACGATGCGATTTTCTACCCCGGTGGTCATGGCCCATTGTGGGACTTGGCGGAAGATCCGACTTCACGTCAGTTGATTGAGACCTTCTACTATCAGGGCAAACCCGTTGGTGCGGTATGCCACGGCCCGGCAGTGTTCCGCCATACGCGTTCAGATCGCGACGAGCCACTAGTGAAAGGGAAACGGGTCACTGGTTTTACCAATGGCGAAGAAGCCGCCGTTGGCTTGACTGAGGTGGTGCCGTTTTTAGTTGAGGATATGCTCAAAGAAAACGGCGGTCTTTATGAGAAAGCGGATGACTTTACCTCGTATGTGGTTACTGATGGCAACTTAGTGACAGGGCAAAATCCGGTGTCATCTGAAGCCTGCGTCAATGCGGTGTTGGCATTGCTAAAGTAA